Proteins found in one Brachyspira murdochii DSM 12563 genomic segment:
- a CDS encoding tetratricopeptide repeat protein — protein MEEELFSRKESVKDIFNVIESKLKNGLFEESMEDFDKIMSMDFECVNLYENISCVKFWINRLDKFKIVERNCIEYCRLLDSTYKKFSIFIHTKSYDESLMAVNAIHYYVYNKTIDLIMQKSTDDIEGTEELHLLSNAFIELKDYSRALKSYEYLNTIEPYNSKTLSFIAMIYDILGDEKKCKLYIREALFYDPLSIEFENISIEVVREIRDIIIKRGIHNNSQEEIILWMSAYGELMNILDVKRPLSEKEEFELRKKISRLEADYRKLKLREAAAPKLLASYAFLTTYLIMRQNDSDIEEVKVWGRKMAMIDKDLLQYYIKILDKE, from the coding sequence ATGGAAGAAGAATTATTTTCTAGGAAGGAGTCTGTTAAGGATATTTTTAATGTTATAGAAAGTAAATTAAAAAACGGATTATTTGAGGAGTCTATGGAAGATTTTGATAAGATTATGTCTATGGACTTTGAATGTGTTAATCTATATGAGAATATATCCTGTGTGAAATTTTGGATTAATAGGCTTGATAAGTTTAAAATCGTAGAGAGAAATTGTATAGAGTATTGCAGACTTTTAGATTCTACATACAAGAAGTTTAGTATATTCATACATACTAAATCTTACGATGAGAGTCTTATGGCGGTTAATGCTATACATTATTATGTTTATAATAAAACAATAGACTTAATAATGCAGAAAAGCACTGATGATATTGAAGGCACGGAGGAGTTACATTTACTTTCAAATGCTTTTATAGAGTTAAAGGATTATTCTAGGGCATTAAAATCTTATGAATATTTAAATACAATAGAGCCTTATAATTCAAAGACTCTTAGTTTTATTGCTATGATTTATGATATACTAGGCGATGAAAAGAAATGCAAATTATATATAAGAGAGGCTTTATTTTATGATCCTTTAAGTATAGAGTTTGAAAATATAAGCATTGAAGTAGTAAGAGAAATAAGAGATATAATAATAAAAAGAGGCATTCATAATAATAGTCAGGAGGAGATCATACTTTGGATGAGTGCCTACGGCGAGCTTATGAATATACTGGATGTGAAAAGACCTTTAAGTGAAAAAGAAGAATTTGAACTTAGGAAAAAGATATCTAGGCTTGAAGCTGACTATAGAAAATTAAAATTGAGAGAGGCAGCAGCACCTAAACTTTTAGCTTCTTATGCGTTTTTAACAACATATCTTATTATGCGTCAAAATGATTCTGATATTGAAGAAGTTAAGGTATGGGGCAGGAAGATGGCTATGATAGATAAGGATTTGCTGCAATACTACATAAAAATATTAGATAAGGAGTGA
- a CDS encoding carbohydrate kinase family protein, with amino-acid sequence MEDYILSIGGSNIDIQGFSKGRILLKESNPGKINVCAGGVERNIVNNLSNIGLKNIKFVTSIGNDIFGDILFDNIKSLGIDTSYIVRKGSSTSYIAIMNNDKDMEIAVSDMDSLDKNIDIKYLESIHETIANAKLITIDAVMGRNIFEYLINNFPNKKLISDAVSVKKAEHIKGIENHIYALKINSNEASFLLDRDINTIDEGKEAVKIFLDKGVKEIYITFGALGICYGTNEDYKAYHLGVPKINIVNTSGAGDAFMAGITYSIFHNYSLDYKVKFAAVMSLLALESEYTVNDNISLNIAEKRIKDIFGTSFKN; translated from the coding sequence ATGGAAGATTATATATTATCTATTGGCGGTTCAAATATTGATATACAGGGATTTTCTAAAGGAAGAATACTTTTAAAAGAATCCAATCCAGGTAAGATAAATGTATGTGCAGGCGGAGTTGAAAGAAATATTGTTAATAATTTATCAAATATTGGGCTTAAAAATATAAAATTTGTTACTTCCATTGGAAATGATATTTTTGGAGATATTCTTTTTGATAATATAAAGTCATTGGGTATAGACACTTCATATATTGTAAGAAAAGGAAGCTCTACTTCATATATAGCCATTATGAATAATGATAAAGATATGGAGATAGCAGTATCAGATATGGATTCCCTTGATAAAAATATTGATATTAAATATTTAGAGAGTATTCATGAAACAATAGCGAATGCAAAATTAATCACCATAGATGCTGTTATGGGAAGGAATATATTTGAGTATTTAATAAATAATTTTCCTAATAAAAAATTGATAAGCGATGCAGTATCAGTAAAAAAGGCAGAGCATATAAAGGGGATTGAAAATCATATTTATGCTTTAAAAATTAATTCAAATGAAGCATCATTTCTGCTTGACAGAGATATAAATACTATAGATGAAGGTAAAGAAGCTGTAAAAATATTTTTGGACAAAGGAGTTAAGGAGATATATATAACATTCGGAGCTTTAGGGATATGTTACGGTACAAACGAAGATTACAAAGCATATCATTTAGGAGTGCCTAAAATAAATATCGTTAATACTTCTGGAGCTGGAGATGCTTTTATGGCTGGTATTACTTATTCTATATTTCACAATTACAGTTTAGATTATAAGGTAAAATTTGCTGCCGTTATGTCATTGCTGGCATTAGAGAGTGAATATACTGTTAATGATAATATAAGTTTGAATATAGCAGAAAAAAGAATAAAAGATATATTTGGTACAAGTTTTAAAAATTAA
- a CDS encoding phosphatase — MKIIADLHTHTIVSEHAYSTVNEMLQSAKEKGFLALAITDHGPASSDGAKSVHFKAMHNLPNYINGVRLLRGCEANIIDYSGKVDLSASVLNYLDFVIASYHEDAIQPINKSEHTNGYAEVIKNKDIDCLGHVGNPKFEFDIEYIVKLCKEYNKLIEINSSSFNVRKGSYPICREVALACKKYETNIIVTSDAHSMYKVGDHKDAVDMLESIDFPENLILNTDYDRLMEYLNIEK, encoded by the coding sequence ATGAAAATAATAGCTGATTTACATACCCATACAATAGTAAGCGAGCATGCATACAGTACAGTTAATGAAATGCTGCAATCGGCTAAAGAAAAGGGATTTTTGGCTTTAGCTATTACAGATCATGGTCCTGCTTCAAGTGATGGGGCTAAATCTGTTCATTTTAAGGCTATGCATAATTTACCTAATTATATAAATGGTGTAAGATTATTAAGGGGATGCGAGGCCAATATAATAGATTATAGTGGGAAAGTAGATTTAAGTGCTAGCGTATTAAATTATTTGGATTTTGTTATAGCTTCTTATCATGAAGATGCTATTCAGCCTATCAACAAGAGTGAGCATACTAATGGATATGCTGAAGTGATAAAAAATAAAGATATTGATTGTTTGGGTCATGTAGGCAATCCGAAATTTGAGTTTGATATTGAATATATAGTAAAACTATGCAAAGAATATAATAAATTAATAGAAATTAATTCATCATCTTTTAATGTCAGAAAAGGAAGTTATCCTATATGCAGAGAAGTAGCACTTGCCTGCAAAAAATATGAAACAAATATTATAGTAACTTCTGATGCTCATTCTATGTATAAAGTGGGAGACCATAAAGATGCAGTAGATATGCTTGAATCTATTGATTTTCCAGAGAATCTTATACTCAATACCGATTATGACAGATTGATGGAATATCTTAATATAGAAAAATGA
- a CDS encoding cytidylate kinase-like family protein — protein sequence MSKNIVITISREFGSGGRYIGEMVAKKLDIPFYDKAIIEMASDKTGFSPEYIKENEQKLTGASLFNFAISGSYAGNMVFGNGESLQDTMFFAQSNVIKEVASKHSCVIVGRCANHVLEGMDNCINIFIYSDMQSKIKRAVNDYKLDSANIEKILKERDKLRSKHYNYYTGKVWGDARNYHACFNSDFIGIDNTVELIEKIAKFRLDR from the coding sequence ATGAGTAAAAATATTGTTATAACTATAAGCAGAGAATTCGGAAGCGGCGGAAGATATATCGGTGAGATGGTTGCTAAAAAACTGGATATACCTTTTTATGATAAGGCTATAATAGAGATGGCATCGGATAAAACAGGATTTTCTCCGGAATATATTAAAGAAAATGAACAGAAATTGACAGGTGCTTCATTATTTAATTTTGCTATATCAGGCTCTTATGCTGGAAATATGGTATTTGGAAACGGCGAATCTCTTCAAGATACTATGTTTTTTGCTCAAAGTAATGTTATTAAAGAAGTAGCTTCCAAACATTCATGTGTTATAGTTGGAAGATGTGCTAATCATGTATTAGAAGGAATGGATAACTGTATTAATATATTTATTTATTCAGATATGCAAAGCAAAATCAAGCGTGCTGTTAATGATTATAAACTAGACAGTGCTAATATAGAAAAAATCTTAAAAGAAAGAGATAAATTAAGATCCAAACATTATAATTATTATACTGGAAAAGTTTGGGGAGATGCAAGAAATTATCATGCCTGCTTTAACAGCGATTTTATAGGCATTGATAATACTGTGGAATTAATAGAAAAAATAGCCAAATTCAGATTAGACAGATAG
- a CDS encoding CsgG/HfaB family protein, protein MKNIIFTLFFLIFSFTLFPQQMNREIGKTYTKENIAVFEIEDSSSRYSQGLGKQLTALIEDSLTKMNRFNIVDRKNLDKYLKEMELQLTGITESQVIEVGKIYGYSKAVKGNIVNADVSYNYDSDTGSGSLYGQVEMVLQIVDVETTKIMYSSKLQGISYYSTTSYPSYSLRQTAINDACNDLAAKVEDKMREIFKITLTISDIIGKDVIILAGRNQGIDAKTRFKVYSKKDDITLPSGNVIKGGYDYKGTLRVKELGSDYSVLKISRGRNIQAGDIARETIIGDFIAGISLNYASYNIKSFNTTYESTVRPNNGKLKISLNENKYALGLHLKIGYNGIRFSPNISLGLLFGDFFKSSYAVDTRFNFDININLYQEVLRLVITPYVGMGISFTTIGEVYGGNYFIDNYTYLKNGAKIDSRDIMFGIGAIASIQYNITDTIGVNLGVGYRFYTNPINLGIFSDKTEVALPEKIKTVNLTGLEFTLGAYLLL, encoded by the coding sequence ATGAAAAATATTATATTTACACTATTTTTCCTTATATTTTCATTTACATTATTTCCCCAGCAAATGAATAGAGAAATAGGCAAAACTTATACTAAAGAAAATATTGCCGTTTTTGAAATAGAAGATAGCTCAAGCAGATATTCTCAAGGCTTAGGCAAACAGCTTACAGCGTTAATAGAAGATTCATTAACCAAAATGAATAGATTTAATATTGTAGACAGAAAAAATTTAGATAAATACCTAAAAGAAATGGAACTTCAATTAACAGGCATAACAGAAAGTCAGGTTATTGAAGTGGGAAAGATATATGGTTATTCAAAAGCTGTAAAAGGAAATATAGTAAATGCTGATGTAAGTTATAACTATGACAGTGATACTGGAAGCGGAAGCCTATACGGACAAGTAGAAATGGTGCTTCAGATAGTGGATGTAGAAACTACTAAAATTATGTATTCTTCAAAACTTCAAGGAATAAGCTACTACTCTACTACTTCATATCCTTCATATTCTTTAAGACAAACGGCTATTAATGATGCCTGCAATGATTTGGCTGCTAAAGTAGAAGATAAGATGAGAGAGATATTTAAGATAACATTAACTATATCTGATATTATAGGAAAAGATGTTATCATACTTGCCGGGAGAAATCAGGGTATTGATGCTAAAACTAGATTTAAAGTATATTCAAAAAAAGATGATATAACTTTACCTTCTGGAAATGTTATAAAAGGCGGATATGATTATAAAGGAACTTTAAGAGTAAAAGAGCTAGGAAGTGATTATTCAGTACTAAAAATATCGAGAGGAAGAAATATACAGGCTGGTGATATTGCAAGAGAAACTATTATAGGAGACTTTATAGCTGGTATATCATTAAATTATGCTTCATATAATATTAAATCTTTTAACACTACATATGAAAGTACAGTAAGACCAAATAATGGAAAATTAAAAATTTCATTAAATGAAAATAAATATGCTTTGGGGCTTCATCTAAAAATCGGATATAATGGTATTAGATTTTCTCCAAATATCAGCCTTGGATTATTATTCGGTGATTTTTTTAAGTCTAGTTATGCTGTAGATACTAGATTTAATTTTGATATTAATATAAATTTATATCAGGAAGTTTTAAGATTGGTTATTACGCCGTATGTTGGTATGGGTATATCTTTTACTACTATAGGAGAAGTATACGGAGGAAATTATTTTATAGACAACTATACTTATCTTAAAAATGGTGCTAAAATAGATTCAAGAGATATTATGTTTGGTATAGGGGCTATAGCTTCAATACAATATAATATTACCGATACTATAGGGGTTAATTTAGGCGTTGGATACAGATTTTACACCAATCCTATAAATTTAGGTATATTCAGCGATAAAACAGAAGTTGCTTTGCCTGAAAAAATTAAAACAGTTAATCTTACGGGATTAGAATTTACACTAGGAGCATATTTGTTACTATAA
- a CDS encoding AAA family ATPase, with protein sequence MGRIISFSSGKGGAGKTLCSVNFSAELASRGYKVLVFDIDINCSNVFILLHVKPQSKLQEYFEGTLTLKDCVIRSEYGIDVISAGVNIQRFVQFENDFNLSNLAKDLKVLANDYDYVIIDYAAGITQPMMRFYEMSDDIILVANPEITALTDLYRLMKMIYVNNMTDKMYLIVNKVKNIDWAINLYREVKKVTAKFSLDINLVLLGPVLFDEEKVMISVQKRTPIIILYPKTPIKGGFSLAVTRYLYDIGVMKDENAREKTFSDFF encoded by the coding sequence ATGGGAAGAATAATATCTTTTTCTAGCGGTAAAGGCGGTGCAGGAAAAACTTTATGTTCAGTTAATTTTTCTGCAGAATTAGCCTCAAGAGGATATAAAGTTTTAGTATTTGATATAGATATTAACTGTTCTAATGTATTTATATTACTTCATGTCAAGCCGCAATCTAAATTACAAGAATATTTTGAAGGTACTTTAACATTAAAAGACTGTGTTATAAGAAGTGAATATGGTATTGATGTTATTAGTGCTGGTGTTAATATACAAAGATTTGTTCAGTTTGAAAATGATTTTAATTTGTCAAATCTTGCTAAAGATTTAAAAGTTTTAGCAAATGATTATGACTATGTTATAATAGATTATGCTGCAGGTATTACTCAGCCTATGATGCGTTTTTATGAGATGTCTGATGATATTATACTAGTAGCAAACCCAGAAATTACAGCTTTAACTGATCTTTACAGACTTATGAAGATGATATATGTTAATAATATGACTGATAAAATGTATTTGATAGTTAATAAAGTAAAAAATATAGACTGGGCTATAAATTTATATAGAGAAGTTAAGAAAGTAACGGCTAAGTTTTCTCTTGATATTAATTTGGTTCTTTTAGGTCCTGTACTTTTTGATGAAGAAAAGGTTATGATATCAGTTCAAAAAAGAACACCTATTATAATACTTTATCCAAAAACTCCTATAAAGGGTGGTTTTTCATTAGCTGTTACTAGATATTTGTATGATATAGGCGTAATGAAAGATGAAAATGCCAGAGAAAAAACTTTCTCCGACTTTTTTTAA
- the recR gene encoding recombination mediator RecR: MNNIQSLDKLTQIISRLPGIGGRTAMRLALYLFDCDEEYLKEFADTLYTLHDNIKLCSKCYSLSDNDICYICSNDKREHNKICVVETYPDMLAIEKTEEYNGVYHVLGGLIAPLKGIGISDIRIKELIERVNTENIDEIMIAFSASLEADTTAGYIFKLLKDNNYTGRVTRITYGISLSSDIENADSRSLARSILDRVEMS, encoded by the coding sequence TTGAATAATATACAGTCATTGGATAAACTTACTCAGATTATATCAAGGCTTCCGGGAATAGGCGGCAGAACTGCTATGCGTCTTGCTTTATATTTATTTGACTGTGATGAAGAGTATTTAAAAGAGTTTGCTGATACATTATATACTCTCCATGACAATATAAAATTATGCAGTAAATGTTATAGTTTGAGTGATAATGATATTTGTTATATATGTTCTAATGATAAAAGAGAGCATAATAAAATATGTGTTGTAGAGACTTATCCAGATATGCTTGCAATAGAAAAAACAGAAGAGTATAACGGAGTGTATCATGTATTAGGCGGTCTTATAGCACCTCTTAAAGGTATAGGTATAAGTGATATAAGGATAAAAGAGCTTATTGAGAGAGTTAATACTGAAAATATTGATGAAATAATGATAGCTTTCAGTGCCTCATTAGAAGCGGATACTACAGCAGGATATATATTCAAATTATTAAAAGATAATAATTATACAGGCAGAGTAACAAGAATTACTTATGGAATATCTTTGTCAAGTGATATAGAAAATGCCGATTCTAGGTCTCTTGCAAGAAGTATTTTAGACAGGGTAGAAATGAGTTAA
- a CDS encoding YbaB/EbfC family nucleoid-associated protein, with translation MSENTIKYSSAGNLVSFNMDKSYKMSNFNIDDSLLSKDQKELLEEMIVSSINEAFHKVKELNKKLDNSSNNEEANNNSEEKPKHANPFNMNWGDMSQMFNDISKMTSVEYKDGKLNISLDSITPDMISKMNDMMNKMNDKDDENNNKE, from the coding sequence ATGTCTGAAAATACTATAAAATACAGTTCAGCTGGAAATTTAGTTTCTTTTAATATGGACAAGTCATACAAGATGTCTAATTTTAATATAGATGATAGCCTTCTTTCAAAAGATCAAAAAGAATTATTGGAAGAGATGATAGTTTCAAGTATTAATGAAGCTTTTCATAAAGTAAAAGAATTAAATAAAAAGTTAGATAATAGCAGCAATAATGAAGAAGCTAATAATAATTCAGAAGAAAAACCTAAACATGCTAATCCTTTTAATATGAATTGGGGAGATATGAGTCAAATGTTTAATGATATTAGCAAAATGACATCTGTAGAATATAAAGACGGTAAATTAAATATATCTTTGGATTCAATAACACCAGATATGATTTCAAAAATGAATGATATGATGAACAAGATGAATGATAAAGATGATGAAAATAATAATAAGGAATAA
- a CDS encoding radical SAM protein translates to MYNEKHLKNIGAAIDKAKALYDSCVCCGHICGINRNEDKIGRCKIFEDTHHIKVASHTLHLGEEPMLVGDKGSGTVFFSSCNLNCVFCQNYQISNDGVGDSVNIETLSDYFLSLEREGALNINLVSATHVIYPVLKGLKIALEKGLNLPIVYNTNGYDTKELLDCLDGIVDIYLPDLKYVFDDKAIKYSRAENYFNVAINAIEIMKSQVGDLIVNDNGIAERGIIIRHLILPNNESDSYDVLIELKERGFLKSTISLMSQYNPQFKALNFDNINRKLYKKEYDDVVDYALDLGFENLLVQEMESSENYLPDFTREKPFQM, encoded by the coding sequence ATGTATAATGAAAAGCATTTAAAAAATATAGGTGCAGCAATAGATAAGGCAAAGGCACTATATGACAGTTGTGTATGCTGCGGACATATATGCGGTATAAATCGTAATGAAGATAAGATAGGAAGATGCAAAATTTTTGAAGATACTCATCATATAAAGGTTGCTTCACACACACTCCATCTCGGTGAAGAGCCTATGCTTGTAGGAGATAAAGGAAGCGGAACAGTATTTTTTTCAAGCTGTAATTTGAACTGTGTATTTTGTCAGAATTATCAGATAAGTAATGATGGAGTAGGCGATTCTGTTAATATAGAAACATTATCCGATTATTTTTTGAGTTTAGAAAGAGAGGGAGCTTTAAATATAAATTTGGTAAGTGCTACGCATGTTATATATCCAGTTCTTAAAGGTTTAAAGATTGCTTTAGAGAAGGGTCTTAATCTTCCTATAGTATATAATACAAATGGGTATGATACTAAAGAGTTACTTGATTGTTTAGACGGCATAGTTGATATATATTTGCCTGATTTAAAATATGTTTTTGATGATAAGGCTATAAAGTATTCTAGGGCTGAAAATTATTTTAATGTCGCTATTAATGCAATAGAAATAATGAAAAGTCAGGTTGGAGATTTAATCGTTAATGATAATGGTATTGCTGAGAGAGGCATTATAATAAGACATTTGATACTTCCAAATAATGAATCTGATTCTTATGATGTATTAATAGAGTTAAAGGAGAGAGGATTTTTAAAAAGCACTATATCTTTAATGTCTCAGTATAATCCGCAATTTAAGGCTTTAAATTTTGATAATATAAACAGAAAATTATACAAAAAAGAGTATGATGATGTAGTAGATTATGCACTTGATTTGGGTTTTGAAAATTTATTGGTTCAGGAGATGGAGAGTTCTGAAAATTATTTGCCGGATTTTACTAGAGAAAAACCATTTCAAATGTAG
- a CDS encoding pseudouridine-5'-phosphate glycosidase — translation MNNLNEFLDISEEVKEALYEKRAVVALESTIISHGMPYPENVESALNSEKNIRDNNAVPATIAIIKGKIKVGLNKEELEYMGSNSSIAKSSRRDLAAMLALKKDGATTVTTTMIGASLAGIKVFATGGIGGVHRYAQDTFDISADLQELSKTNVAVVCAGAKSILDLALTIEYLETFGVPVLGYKTDKFPAFYTRDSGYQVDYKVDTAKDIANILNTKWSLGLEGGVLVCNPIPEEYEMDKDYINKIIDDTVKEAKDKKISGKDVTPFILAKLHSVTENKSLKANKELVYNNCRLAANIAYEYSNLIK, via the coding sequence ATGAATAATTTAAATGAATTTTTAGATATTAGCGAAGAGGTAAAAGAGGCATTATATGAAAAGAGGGCAGTTGTTGCATTAGAAAGCACTATAATATCGCATGGCATGCCTTATCCGGAAAATGTCGAAAGTGCTTTAAACTCTGAAAAAAATATACGTGATAATAATGCAGTTCCTGCCACAATAGCCATTATAAAAGGTAAAATAAAAGTTGGATTAAATAAAGAAGAACTTGAGTATATGGGCTCTAACAGCAGTATAGCAAAATCAAGCAGAAGAGATTTAGCAGCCATGCTGGCTTTGAAAAAAGATGGTGCTACTACTGTAACAACTACTATGATAGGAGCTTCTCTTGCAGGCATAAAGGTTTTTGCTACAGGAGGTATAGGCGGTGTTCATAGATATGCTCAGGATACTTTTGATATATCGGCAGATTTACAGGAATTAAGTAAGACAAATGTTGCTGTTGTATGTGCTGGGGCAAAATCTATACTGGATTTGGCACTTACTATAGAATATCTTGAAACTTTCGGTGTTCCAGTGCTTGGGTATAAAACAGATAAATTTCCTGCATTTTATACTAGAGACAGCGGTTATCAAGTAGATTACAAAGTAGATACTGCCAAAGATATAGCTAATATTCTTAATACAAAATGGTCTTTAGGTTTAGAAGGAGGGGTATTGGTATGCAATCCTATACCTGAAGAATATGAAATGGACAAAGATTATATTAATAAAATAATAGATGATACTGTAAAAGAGGCTAAAGATAAAAAAATATCAGGAAAGGATGTAACTCCTTTTATACTTGCCAAACTTCATAGTGTAACTGAAAATAAGAGCTTGAAAGCTAATAAAGAGTTGGTTTATAATAATTGCAGATTAGCTGCTAATATTGCATATGAGTATTCTAATTTGATTAAATAG
- the hutI gene encoding imidazolonepropionase yields the protein MLDIIIKNIGTLVTAEGSSPLYGKNQGKVKVYNNICIGIKNGIIEYIGETPNEKARKTINANGALATSGLVDCHTHFVYGGSREDEMYDIVTGHMGYSDIIKAGYGILSTVKDTRLQTENALYKKSVPILDSMIKYGTTTVEGKSGYGLTVKDEIKILNVMKKLNENHKIDIVSTFMGGHVVPDEYKNDRAGYVNLICNEMIPKIVKLGLAEFCDVFCENCGLNMEESHNILDAARKHNLKLKIHSDQLETSGGSYLAARFKAVSAEHLIMADDRCMDVIKKQGVIAVLLPNASFYLGMPYARARYMVEKGIPIAIASDYNPGSSTCFNMQFIMKLAYLIYRLKPEEILNASTINAACAINRGKEIGTIEVGKKADIIIWNTKKLNFLLYTLDNNLCSIVFKSGEIAYSNTDI from the coding sequence ATGTTAGATATCATTATAAAAAATATAGGAACATTAGTAACTGCTGAAGGCAGCAGTCCATTATACGGTAAAAATCAGGGAAAAGTAAAAGTATATAATAATATTTGCATAGGTATAAAAAACGGTATTATAGAATATATAGGAGAAACTCCTAATGAAAAGGCTAGAAAAACTATTAATGCCAATGGTGCTTTAGCTACATCTGGTTTAGTAGATTGTCATACTCATTTTGTATACGGAGGAAGCCGTGAAGATGAGATGTATGATATAGTTACAGGTCATATGGGATATTCTGATATAATAAAGGCTGGATATGGTATATTGTCTACTGTAAAAGATACAAGACTTCAGACAGAAAATGCACTTTATAAAAAATCAGTTCCAATACTTGACAGTATGATAAAATATGGAACTACTACTGTTGAAGGTAAAAGCGGTTATGGTTTAACAGTTAAAGATGAGATAAAGATATTAAATGTTATGAAGAAATTAAATGAAAACCATAAAATAGATATAGTTTCTACGTTTATGGGAGGGCATGTTGTGCCTGATGAATATAAAAATGACAGAGCCGGATATGTTAATTTAATATGCAATGAAATGATACCAAAGATTGTAAAGCTTGGACTTGCAGAGTTCTGCGATGTATTTTGTGAGAACTGCGGACTTAATATGGAGGAGAGTCATAATATTTTAGATGCTGCCAGAAAGCATAATTTAAAACTTAAAATACATTCGGATCAGCTTGAAACTAGCGGAGGTTCTTATTTGGCAGCGAGATTTAAGGCTGTAAGTGCTGAGCATTTGATAATGGCTGATGACAGATGTATGGATGTTATAAAAAAACAAGGTGTAATAGCGGTACTTCTTCCGAATGCTTCTTTTTATTTAGGAATGCCTTATGCTAGGGCTAGATATATGGTAGAAAAGGGTATACCTATTGCTATAGCTTCTGATTATAACCCCGGTTCAAGTACTTGTTTTAATATGCAGTTTATTATGAAATTAGCATATTTAATATATAGATTAAAGCCTGAAGAAATATTAAATGCTTCTACAATTAATGCCGCATGTGCTATTAACAGAGGAAAAGAGATAGGTACTATTGAAGTTGGTAAAAAGGCTGATATTATTATATGGAATACCAAAAAATTAAACTTCTTACTCTATACTTTGGATAATAATTTATGCAGTATTGTTTTTAAATCTGGGGAAATTGCATATAGTAACACTGATATTTAG
- a CDS encoding sulfite exporter TauE/SafE family protein, producing the protein MIVFFLIVSLLASSIGAICGIGGGVIIKPVLDSLSIMEVSKISFLSSCTVLSMSLYTFIVSKIKRDSLVNGKIATPLALGGVLGGILGKMSFSYVIIFFQSENIAGVFQSAVLILLTILTFIFTIKNMGDKKVKSLHVQNIFLCIIIGLVLGFLSSFLGIGGGPFNIAFLYFFFSMDSKSAAQNSLYIILFSQISSVFISIANNEASKVNLHFLIVMIAGGILGGVLGRFINKKIDSNIVNKLFMIILLIIILITSYNLYHFSVNI; encoded by the coding sequence ATGATAGTCTTTTTTTTGATTGTAAGTTTACTTGCTTCCTCTATAGGAGCTATTTGCGGAATAGGCGGCGGTGTTATAATAAAGCCTGTGCTTGATTCTTTAAGTATTATGGAGGTAAGTAAAATAAGTTTTTTATCTTCCTGTACAGTGCTTTCTATGAGTTTGTATACTTTTATAGTTTCAAAGATAAAAAGGGACAGTCTTGTAAACGGAAAAATAGCTACTCCTCTTGCTTTGGGCGGTGTGCTTGGCGGAATACTTGGTAAGATGTCATTTTCTTATGTTATTATCTTTTTTCAAAGCGAAAATATTGCGGGAGTTTTTCAGTCAGCTGTTTTAATACTATTAACTATACTCACATTTATTTTTACTATAAAAAATATGGGAGATAAAAAAGTAAAGTCTTTGCATGTACAAAATATATTTTTATGTATTATTATAGGGCTTGTTCTTGGATTTTTATCATCATTTTTGGGTATTGGCGGAGGACCTTTTAATATAGCATTTTTGTATTTTTTCTTCAGTATGGATTCAAAATCTGCAGCTCAAAATTCTTTGTATATAATACTTTTTTCTCAAATATCAAGTGTATTTATAAGTATAGCAAATAATGAGGCTTCTAAAGTTAATTTACATTTTTTGATTGTAATGATAGCAGGCGGTATATTAGGAGGAGTATTGGGCAGATTTATAAATAAGAAAATAGATTCTAATATAGTAAATAAATTATTTATGATAATATTACTAATAATAATTTTGATAACTTCTTATAACTTATACCATTTTTCTGTTAATATATAA